In Astatotilapia calliptera chromosome 23, fAstCal1.2, whole genome shotgun sequence, a genomic segment contains:
- the LOC113016968 gene encoding uncharacterized protein LOC113016968, whose protein sequence is MAFHFSIWENIITVLETLKDNFFFNCSAPKNYHLAMHTFGVFTTATSLKDLTDMVQSAAVVFGSPCSGENVEKHFHNLQLLMQKANVDVDGNDRNSKADEDLKGVKGNNLFGRHFKKLISNTSLEMDGEANPYYSKGLMEHISKYLLPFSGLWSAIMLGDLGRHGTGKMYEQYHNKYNALRKIKRQNITENNKTQGIMEKSQWDLKHIRLHSGRLTRLDDFVVQYQISHTALLKEYEDSKRMLQRKKFRVDEEKWKERRQKKKGRYVTVLRKPFPFKRSSKMV, encoded by the exons ATGGcatttcatttttcaatttGGGAAAACATTATTACTGTTTTGGAAACACTTAAAGAcaattttttctttaactgcagTGCACCAAAGAACTACCATCTTGCAATGCACACTTTTGGAGTCTTCACTACTGCAACTTCCTTAAAAGACCTCACTGACATGGTTCAAAGTGCTGCAGTTGTTTTTGGGAGTCCGTGTAGTGGTGAGAATGtcgaaaaacattttcacaaccTTCAGTTGTTGATGCAGAAAGCCAATGTTGATGTTGATGGCAATGACAGAAACTCAAAAGCTGATGAGGACCTGAAG GGAGTCAAGGGAAACAACCTCTTTGGGAGACATTTTAAGAAGCTCATTTCCAACACATCATTGGAGATGGATGGTGAGGCAAACCCTTACTACAGCAAGGGGCTCATGGAGCACATCAGCAAAtatcttcttcctttttctggATTATGGTCTGCAATAATGTTAG GTGACCTTGGAAGACATGGCACTGGGAAAATGTATGAGCAGTACCACAACAAATACAATGCCTTAAGAAAGATCAAGAGACAA AATATTACTGAGAATAATAAAACGCAGGGGATAATGGAGAAGAGCCAGTGGGATCTGAAACATATCCGTCTACATTCGGGAAGGCTCACCAGGCTGGATGACTTTGTTGTCCAGTAtcaaatcagtcacacagcgctACTGAAGGAGTACGAAGACTCAAAAAGAATGCTTCAAAGAAAG AAATTTCGAGTGGACGAAGAAAAATGGAAGGAACGTCGCCAAAAAAAGAAGGGGAGATATGTAACAGTACTCCGCAAGCCATTTCCTTTCAAGAGATCTTCAAAGATGGTATAA